The Leucothrix mucor DSM 2157 DNA window GGCATTAGCCGCCGGACAACCAGCCAATGTGATCAGCGAAAACGGGTTGATTAAAGACCGCCCGGGCTTTGCCATCGATTTTATAAAACGTGGCTCGATTGCGGAAACGCAGTATACCAGCGAGCGTCATGAAATTCTGATGGTGATGCGTGGACATTGGCAATTGAGTTGGGAGGGTGGCAACGCCACATTGGCCCCCGGTGATGTCTGCGCGGTACCACCTCAACTAGCGCATAGCCTTAAACCTGCGATGACCGGCGAAGCTAGCTTGTTTCGGGTGAGCAATACGGATGACCCGGCAGGGCCAACGACGTGGGTGTAAAGGAGGTTTAGCGATGGCATTACCGTTAGTGCTATTACCCGGAATGATGTGCGATGAACGCTTGTTTGCGCCGCAGATCGCGGCGTTTTCAGCTGAGCGCAATGTTCAAGTATTGCCATTAACTGCCCATGACACAGTCGGTAAATTGGCCAGCGAGATACTAGAGCAGGCGCCACCGATTTTTGCACTAGCGGGCTTATCGATGGGCGGTATTGTGGCGATGGAAGTGGTGCGCCAAATGACGCATCGAGTCGCGAAGTTGGCACTACTGGATACTAATCCACTGGCGGAGAAGCCGGAAGTCAGTGCTAACCGCGAGCCACAGATTGCGAAGGTGCGGGAAGGTCGATTGGCTCAAGTGATGAGCGAGGAGATGATCCCGAACTACCTTAGCGATGGCGCTGATACTGGCGAGATTTCTGACTTGTGTTTGGAGATGGCTGAGGTGCTTGGGCCGCAAGTTTTTGAGCGACAGTCCCGTGCCTTGCAGTCGCGACCGGACCAGCAAGCGACGCTGCGTAAACTCACGGTACCAACCCTGATCTTGTGTGGCGAGCATGACAAACTGTGTCCGTTGGAGCGCCATGAGCTGATGCACCAATTGATCCCGCAGTCGACCCTGACCATTATTCCTGCCGCTGGGCATTTGCCCACCTTGGAGCAGGCTGAACTCACAACCAGAGCATTACAACAATGGCTGAATACTTAATTGACCCAGCACTGCTGGAATTATTGCAAAGCGTTGATACCCCGACCGTTTGCAATGCCATCGAAGTCGCACAAGGCAAGCGTGGCTTTAACAATTACACACACGGCAGCATGCTGAGATCAGCACCAGAAGACCCTGCGGTAGTAGGCTTTGCCCGAACCGCCAAAATTGCTGGATTGGCACCACCAACGATCCCTGCGGATGAAGTTCGAAAGCGGCGCATGGATTATTTTCGATCGATGTCCGACGGCCCACGCCCCGGACTGGCGGTGATTGAGGATGTGGATTTTCCAGATTGTGTGAGTGCTTGGTGGGGGGAGGTACACACAACCGTGCATAAAGGCCTTGGCTTATCCGGCGCGGTAACCAATGGCGTGATGCGGGATTTGGGTGATCTGGAGCCAAATTTTCCAGTGCTGGCAGGCTCTATTGGTCCGAGTCATGCCTTTGTGCATGTGCGTGAGATCGGCACACCGGTAACGGTGTTTGGCATGACGGTGAATGAAGGTGATTTGGTACATGCTGACCGACACGGTGCTCTGGTCATCCCGCCGGAGGTGATTCCTGATTTGAAAGCGGCAATTGAAAAGCTGTTGGAAACCGAGCAATTGATCCTTGGGCCCGCCAGAGAGCCAGGTTTTAATTTTGAGAAGCTGGAAGCGGCTTGGACAGCTTTTGAGAAGTCCCGCACGTAGTGGTGTTTGATCTTGCAGTCACCCTCACGGGCTCAGTGAGGGTGATTTGTTCCCACCTATTTAGTTTGTAGCTGTATGATCTGGCGTAGTAACTTCGGTAACGACGCTGGGAGTCGGTATGGGCAATATTCTAAACATTACAAATGGCGATTGCGCGGTTGAGATAATGCAGCAGGCGGGTATTGCTGGCGAGTTTCTTCCGTGGCGGGATGTGTTACATGAAGGCCCCGTCCCTGAAACGTCATCTCTGGAATCGCTCTCCAAAATACGCGCAAGCTTTATTGCTGAAAAGGGCTGGGGTGAGCTTGAGGCGGTCAGCCAATTGTTTATCGAGCGAGATGAGCTGCTTGCATCCCATATTCATTATGACAAAGTCATTTTATGGTTTGAGCATGATCTTTATGACCAGTTACAACTATTGCAAATCTTAGATTGGTTTCAGAAATACAAGACTGAGAAAGTCAGCTTATCGCTAATCTGCACTGAGCAGTATTTGGGGTTGTTAACGCCTGATGAAATGGCCTCACTCTTTAAATATGAAACTCCTGTTGATCATGCTCAGCTTAAATTAGCCCAACAGGCTTGGGCTGCCTTTCGAGATAAAACACCAGAAAATTGGAATGCTTTACTACTGCAAGATACTAGCGCCCTGCCATTCTTAAAAGGTGCAATTGTTCGAATGCTCAAAGAGTTTCCAAGCCGATTTAATGGCTTGTCCAGAACCGAGCAACAGGCCTTGAGCATTATCGCTGCTGGCAAGCAACGCCCCGAAAAAGTGTTTGCTAGTAATCAAGCACTTGAAGAGCGCGTGTTTATGGGCGACACCGGCTTCTGGGATATTCTTCGGTCATTTCTGACCTCATCGCCTCCATTGATTACTCTGCCAGCAGGCAAGCAATTAACTTTACCCAGCAGTCCAGACCAAGCGCTCACGATAACTCCCGAAGGTAAGGCTGTGTTATCAGGCAAACGAAACTGGCTTGAGATTAAAGCGCCAGACCGATGGATTGGCGGCGTGCACCTGACCCGCGATAATGTCTGGACTTGGGATAGTGCTGATGGGGTTGAGTATTTACCATTGCTGGGCGCATAGGTAAATGGCGCGCTATTTGGGCCTAATCTGCTATTGTTAGGGCTCGCAAGTCAGTGTGCCGTTTTGCACGGCCTACTTTAATTTTTCAGGAGTTTACGATGGCATCAAATAGACCAAAAGCGGTAGCGGTTCATCAGTTAGAAAATGAGCGTGTGATTGTGACCGAGTGGCGCTTTGCGCCGGGCGCTGAGACGGGTCAGCATACGCATGGCTATGACTACATTGTGGTGCCTGGGTTGAAAGGGAAGTTGCTTCTGGAGACGAGCGAAGGGGATAAGATTTCAGAGCTTGAGGCGGGGCAATCATACTTTAAATCGGCCGGTGTTGAGCACAATGTGGTGAACGCGAATGACTATGATTTTTCATTCGTGGAAATCGAGTTGAAATAAAGGCGGAAACTGTTTTAGGGCAGTATGTGCTCCTTCACGTAATCCTGAATTGCTTCTCTGAACCAGCGGTGTGGCGGGTCAGCATGATTGCGGCGATGCCAGACTAAATACATCGGAATGGGGCGAGTCTTAAATGGCAAGTCTGCGAACTGTAGGTCGTAGCAACTCAGCTTGGCCATTGAGCTCACCCCCACCGAGATCATATTGCTATTTTTCAGAAATAAATAAACGGCATTAAAGTTGTTGACGGCGACTTTAGGTTTCTTTGGCTTTACTTTGAGGAAGGTGCTTAACTCCTTGGTCGAGGAGTGATTATCCTCAAAGATCACATCTACAAAATCGCATGCCAGAAATTCGTTTACAGTTTTTGGGGCACGCCTTTTTGCTGCATCATAAAAACAGACCATCCGGTCTTCAAATAATCGCACCTGATAAATGTCAGGACCTTCCGGCGGATACGGGGTTAGCAGAAATTGGCAGCGATCCTCCCGTAGCATTTCTGCAGTCGGGAGGCCGGCTGAAATAAATCGGGCGGAAATCCCGATATGCTTATCACTCAGCGTTTGCAATAAGCCGGGGAAAACCAAGTCTCTCTGATAGTCATTGGCGGCGATCACATAGTCGAGTTGGCCAACCGTGGGATCAAATAGGTGCTGATTCGTGAGTCCTCTCAGACCATCCAGAACCTTTTGCACCGGTTCACGTAGCGCAATCGCTCGCTCGGTCGCTGCAATGTGCCTTCCCGAACGGACAAACAAGGGGTCTCCCATGGCAATACGCAGTTTATCCAGCGTATGGCTGACCGCCGATTGCGTGACGTTTAGCCGCTCGGCCGCTTTTGAAATAGAGGACTCATCCAGTACCGTTAGAAAGGTTTTGAGTGTGCGGCCATCCAAGGCTAAGAAATCGATTTTCTTCATAATGTTAATGATTAAAGCACTGTTTTTCGAATCATCAAGCATCGCATAATCAGCCAATAGGCTAATGAGCAAAGCCATGTTTACGAGGCGTAAACAACCGTTTTATTTAAGCATTTTATACAGGAAGAATCCCTCATGAGTGAGATACCATTGAATTATCAAACCGCTTACGAATGGACCGGTGAAAACGGAAAAGGCGAGGTGAAAATTGGTGAACTGTTAACACTGCCTGTCGGCTCTCCTCATGACAGTGATCGTTTCTGTCCGGAGCACGTGCTGGTCATTGCGGTTGAGTCTTGTCTGGCGAACTATGTGTTGCTGCTTTCCAAGATCTCCAAATTAGAGGTGAAGGCTTATAAATCGACTGCTGATGGTGAAATAGTCAAAGAAGGTAAAGCAGGGTATCGGTTTAAACGCATTGTGGTGCGTCCGGTGATGACGGTGGAAGCCGGTAAAGAGAGCGCTGCAGAAAAGATTATTCACAAATCGCATGACCTTTGCATGATTTCCCGCTCCCTGAATTGCCCGGTCGATATCGAGCCAACCATACTGACTGAATAGGGGTCTGCGCCTTACAAAGCAGTGTGGGTGTTAGATGACTTAGATCATCTTTCTACCCGCCTTGCTGGGCTAGCATGCGATTAGTAGTACTTCATGAAATTGAGGCGCTGACATTAGCATTACTTGGGGAACGTGGGCGCTGGCCGCGTTGTTGCCCGGATTAGTGTGTATTGCACTGGTGCCATTAGTGGTCTATGCCGTATACCCCCCAGAGATCAAGAGCACGCCGGATGCCAGAACCTATGCGCAGTCTAAATTAGCTGAGATGGGGCCGATGTCTTACGGTGAAAAAGTCATGGTTACGGTGTTCGCGCTACTGCTGACTTTATGGGCGGGCGTACCGGCCATGATCCTCGGTGCTGACTATGCGGTGAACACCACGGCGGTGGCTTTTTTAGGATTGTCTGTCTTGTTAATTAGTGGCGTTCTAACTTGGGACGATGTGCTCAAAGAAAAGTCGGCTTGGGATACTGTTGTCTGGTTCTCGGCGCTGGTGATGATGGCAACCTTCCTGAATCAGTTGGGCTTGGTCGCTTGGTTCTCTAACGTGGTCGAGGGCAATATCGAGCAGTTAGGCTATGGTTGGATTGCATCGACCATCATCTTAGTGGCCGTTTACTTTTACGCGCATTACTTTTTTGCCAGCACCACCGCTCACATTACAGCAATGTTTGCAGCGTTTTATGTGGCCGGTTTAGCGCTCGGCGCACCACCGTTATACCTTGGTTTACTGCTGGCCGGTGCATCGTCTTTAATGATGTCGCTCACGCATTATGCAACTGGCACATCGCCGATTGTGTTTGGTTCCGGCTATGTGTCCATGGAAAACTGGTGGGTCATGGGTTTGATTATGAGTATCGTTAACCTGCTGGTTTGGGGTGTAGTTGGCGGGCTCTGGTGGAAAGTGCTTGGGTACTGGTAAAGGAGTATTTTTATAGAAAAACAGGCCCATCAAACCCTGTAGTCGTCCGGTCTTAATGAGATTGATCGTTATGCAGTTTACTGAAAGTACCCAGCTGCTCGATAGCTTGCCACTGCTTGCAAACAAGCTGGTGTTAGTCATTTTCAGCTCTTAAGTTCGGTTGGCGTGAGTTCATCATCTTCCTCATTTTATCTGAAGACTAAGGGTGAGCTTGAAGACGGTTTAAAGCTCTGAGGTTTGAGCGCCTGAGCCTGTTTCATCCTTCAATGATTATGACGCCAACTAATCGTTATGGATTATCACAAGGCATTACGCTGGCGGTCATGCCATTTATTGATCCATTTCTCGTATAACTTGGCGATTTTTCCGTAATTAACTAAATATTTACGGACTTATTGTTTTTTTAGCGCTTAAGTCTGTAATCTATAGACTGAAGGCTCTTTTCATTGGTTCTGTTGATTCCCCACAACATGCTGCTCGTTTAGTCAGATAAGGCCATTTTTTAGGATCGTATTGTTATGCAAGAGAAGATTGCCTTAGTGGTTGAGTATTTAAATGAAGTAAAGACGCGCTGCACCTATAACGCAGCAGCCAAAGCGTTGGGTATAACGCCGCACGAGTTAAAAAAGTTGGCTGGCGACCGCAGACCAGAGATTTCTTGGTTAGTGAGTTCGGGTACTGAAGAGCCGACTGGTTATACTGATCTGGAAAAGCATCCGGAGTTGCTGCGCACCAAGCGTGTGATTACGTCGGCTGAGGTGTTGAAGCGGAATCTGACGCTGTAAGTACCGCTAATAAGCTGTGGTGGACCATACCTAAGGCCTCACAGCAAATGAAGAATGCAACGCTCCCCACCTTGATCATTATCCAGATCGGCATGAGCTGGCTAGAATCGGGTGTCCGCAATAATCCTCAAGCTGAATTACGGATAGCAGAGCTGCTTTCTGTCTGGCGCAATGCTCAAGCTCGCGTGGTACATGTCTGACACTTGAGGGTGAATATGCAAAGGTCATGCCTACCAACTAGCTATTGAATGGCCTGTAGAGCGTAACCAAATGCCACGATCTATGGCTTAACCGATATAAGAACGCCACCTACCTGAGATGCAAACGATGAACTCAAACCAGAAGCGATCCATAATAACGCTCAGTGACCTCGCCAATTTGGCAGACTACTCGCTCATGGATACGCTCACCCCTGATCCTGACGCAGAGGCAAGCGGAGCCGACCACGCGCCACGTCAGGTCTTCTCAGGCCATTACGTACCGGTTACGCCCACCCCGATAGAAAGCCCCGAATACGTCACGCACAGTACACGTTTTTTTCACGAACTGGGTTTCGCTGACGATTTGGCGCAATCAACCGATTTCATCAAATTGTTCTCCGGTGATCTCTCAGGTGTTCCGGAACCGATGCGTAAGGTGGGCTGGGTGACCGGGTACGCACTGTCGATGTATGGTAGAGAATACATCCAGCAATGTCCTTTCAAAACCGGTAACGGTTATGGCGATGGTCGGGCAATATCGGTTCTTGAGGTGCTTATCAATGGTCAGCGTTGGGAAATGCAACTCAAAGGTAGCGGACGCACTCCTTATTCCCGTGGAGCCGATGGGCGTGCCGTGTTGCGATCAAGCGTGCGTGAGTTTTTAGCACAGGAACACATGCATGTACTGGGTGTTCCAACCTCACGATCACTAAGTTTGTACGTATCGAACACTGAAACGGTCAAGCGCCCATGGTACTCAGAAGGGTCGCGCGCTCAAGATCCGGACATTCTTGTTGCTGACCCTGTCGCCATCTCGACACGCGTTGCTCCCTCATTTATCAGGGTTGGTCAACTCGAACTTTTCGGTCGTCGCGCACGTTGGGAATCTCACCCACAGGCGATGGCAGAGCTTGAACAAATTGTATTGCACCTGATCGACCGTGAGTACGCTGACGTTATCGACCCGCAGCTCAGCATGACACAAGAAGTTGTGCAGCTAGCGCGTGAGTTTCGCAGTCGCCTGACGTCATTGATCGCAAACTGGATACGGGTCGGCTTTTGCCAAGGTAACTTCAACAGTGATAATTGCGCTGCCGGTGGCTTCACTCTCGACTACGGTCCATTTGGATTCTGCGATGTGTTTGATCCGTATTTTCAACCCTGGACAGGGGGTGGAAAACATTATTCCTTCCTGAATCAACCGGTAGCCGCGGAACGTAATTTCGCGAGTTTTTGTAGCGCGCTGAAGCCCTTACTAGGCTCGGACACAGAGGCTTTGCAACAACTCGAAGCAATTCAGCGTGACTTTCCAAATGTGATGCAAACTCAAATGCATGAAATGTGGGCAGCCAAGCTGGGGCTGGAAACGTTTAATGAAGCGTTACTCCATGAACTGCTTACGCTTATGGTGCAAACGTCTGTCGATTACACGATTTTCTTCCGCGAACTCTCAGCGATACCTGACGACATCACGCCGCTTAAAAAGAGTTTCTATACAGACTCGACGGCGCTGGATGAGCGTTGGTCAGCGTGGTTTACGCAGTGGAAGGTGCTAATTTACAATGCCGCGACTTCCCAATCACATGAGACGCTATCCAGACAGATGAAGCGCGTCAATCCAAAATATGTTTTGCGGGAGTGGTTTGTTGTACCAGCTTATAAAGCCGCGGCAGCGGGGGATTACACGTTGGTGCGTGAGCTACAGGACATCATGACGCAGCCTTATGATGAGCAGTCGCAGGCGGTTGATGGGAAATATAATAGGCTGAAGCCGGCTCAGTTTTTTGAGGCTGGTGGCACGTCGCATTATAGTTGCTCGTCGTAGTTTTATGATGAGAGTACTAATAGTTAGTGCTCTCATTTCTAAGTGTGGCTAACTCATCATCGTGACAATGATCGCCGGTTTCTTTAATCAGGTTTCTGGCTGCATTGAGGTGATGGGAAACAGATGTTATTTCTTCAGCAGCAGCCACAATAACTTGGCCGGTGATATGAGCTTACCTTGCTGGATAATCGGAGCGGCGTAGCTCTCAAATACTGCTTTATCCATAAACACCAGCTTGGCCGATTGCATTACAAAGAAGTGCCCGTTCAGGCTTAGCAGGTGGCTGGTGTAGAAAATATCTGATGGTTGAATTTCCTTGGTCGTTCCGTTTTTCATCGCTACGATAATGGTGTCATTGATAACACCTATCTTTTTTTCACTTAGCTGACTTGTGATTCTGAGCATCATCCTGCTCATGATAATCAGGGTGGCACTCATTAGAATTAATCCGATAAAAAGTGACAGAGGAGGGAGCTTAGGTGATCCGTCTTTGGTATAGATGAGGTAGGAGGTATACGCGATTACGAGTGCAAATAATGCGGGATACGCGATGCCGATTATTTTTAGGTATTTTCTCTGTTTGATCAGCTTTTTTATATTGTCCTCGTGTGGCTTCATCCACACCAGTTGCTGTTTCCCATCATCGCTGGCAGCAGGATAATCAGGCTCGCTGATTCTTATATGGCCAGCAGGCAGTCGGAGAAATGTAATAAGGC harbors:
- a CDS encoding alpha/beta fold hydrolase, coding for MALPLVLLPGMMCDERLFAPQIAAFSAERNVQVLPLTAHDTVGKLASEILEQAPPIFALAGLSMGGIVAMEVVRQMTHRVAKLALLDTNPLAEKPEVSANREPQIAKVREGRLAQVMSEEMIPNYLSDGADTGEISDLCLEMAEVLGPQVFERQSRALQSRPDQQATLRKLTVPTLILCGEHDKLCPLERHELMHQLIPQSTLTIIPAAGHLPTLEQAELTTRALQQWLNT
- a CDS encoding RraA family protein, with product MAEYLIDPALLELLQSVDTPTVCNAIEVAQGKRGFNNYTHGSMLRSAPEDPAVVGFARTAKIAGLAPPTIPADEVRKRRMDYFRSMSDGPRPGLAVIEDVDFPDCVSAWWGEVHTTVHKGLGLSGAVTNGVMRDLGDLEPNFPVLAGSIGPSHAFVHVREIGTPVTVFGMTVNEGDLVHADRHGALVIPPEVIPDLKAAIEKLLETEQLILGPAREPGFNFEKLEAAWTAFEKSRT
- a CDS encoding cupin domain-containing protein → MASNRPKAVAVHQLENERVIVTEWRFAPGAETGQHTHGYDYIVVPGLKGKLLLETSEGDKISELEAGQSYFKSAGVEHNVVNANDYDFSFVEIELK
- a CDS encoding LysR family transcriptional regulator, whose translation is MKKIDFLALDGRTLKTFLTVLDESSISKAAERLNVTQSAVSHTLDKLRIAMGDPLFVRSGRHIAATERAIALREPVQKVLDGLRGLTNQHLFDPTVGQLDYVIAANDYQRDLVFPGLLQTLSDKHIGISARFISAGLPTAEMLREDRCQFLLTPYPPEGPDIYQVRLFEDRMVCFYDAAKRRAPKTVNEFLACDFVDVIFEDNHSSTKELSTFLKVKPKKPKVAVNNFNAVYLFLKNSNMISVGVSSMAKLSCYDLQFADLPFKTRPIPMYLVWHRRNHADPPHRWFREAIQDYVKEHILP
- a CDS encoding OsmC family protein; translation: MSEIPLNYQTAYEWTGENGKGEVKIGELLTLPVGSPHDSDRFCPEHVLVIAVESCLANYVLLLSKISKLEVKAYKSTADGEIVKEGKAGYRFKRIVVRPVMTVEAGKESAAEKIIHKSHDLCMISRSLNCPVDIEPTILTE
- a CDS encoding DASS family sodium-coupled anion symporter; protein product: MTWGTWALAALLPGLVCIALVPLVVYAVYPPEIKSTPDARTYAQSKLAEMGPMSYGEKVMVTVFALLLTLWAGVPAMILGADYAVNTTAVAFLGLSVLLISGVLTWDDVLKEKSAWDTVVWFSALVMMATFLNQLGLVAWFSNVVEGNIEQLGYGWIASTIILVAVYFYAHYFFASTTAHITAMFAAFYVAGLALGAPPLYLGLLLAGASSLMMSLTHYATGTSPIVFGSGYVSMENWWVMGLIMSIVNLLVWGVVGGLWWKVLGYW
- a CDS encoding protein adenylyltransferase SelO family protein; translated protein: MNSNQKRSIITLSDLANLADYSLMDTLTPDPDAEASGADHAPRQVFSGHYVPVTPTPIESPEYVTHSTRFFHELGFADDLAQSTDFIKLFSGDLSGVPEPMRKVGWVTGYALSMYGREYIQQCPFKTGNGYGDGRAISVLEVLINGQRWEMQLKGSGRTPYSRGADGRAVLRSSVREFLAQEHMHVLGVPTSRSLSLYVSNTETVKRPWYSEGSRAQDPDILVADPVAISTRVAPSFIRVGQLELFGRRARWESHPQAMAELEQIVLHLIDREYADVIDPQLSMTQEVVQLAREFRSRLTSLIANWIRVGFCQGNFNSDNCAAGGFTLDYGPFGFCDVFDPYFQPWTGGGKHYSFLNQPVAAERNFASFCSALKPLLGSDTEALQQLEAIQRDFPNVMQTQMHEMWAAKLGLETFNEALLHELLTLMVQTSVDYTIFFRELSAIPDDITPLKKSFYTDSTALDERWSAWFTQWKVLIYNAATSQSHETLSRQMKRVNPKYVLREWFVVPAYKAAAAGDYTLVRELQDIMTQPYDEQSQAVDGKYNRLKPAQFFEAGGTSHYSCSS